The Meriones unguiculatus strain TT.TT164.6M chromosome 16, Bangor_MerUng_6.1, whole genome shotgun sequence genomic sequence AGTTTGCCGTCGCCGACCAAGACTGCAGAGGGCCCTTCATCTGACCTCACCCGTGGTGTTAATGACGGCAGAGCAATTTCCAGAGGCAACTCGCAGCATCGATAAGGAGGGGAAAAGCACTGAGGGCCTGGGGGCCGGGCTCCTCGGAGCAAGCGGGGAAGAGGCAGCTGCTgtcgccctcccctccccttccttccgcTCCTTGGAGGCTCTTGGAGTATGTGCTGCCTTCAGATCTGCCCTGGTACAACAGGAGAAAGCTGATGAGCGAGTTGGAGCGGGCAGGTGCCCACACTATGCCCGAGAACACTGTCAGCTGGGGGGACACAGCCTTGGGCccggcgcgcgcacacacactcacacacacacacacacacacacacgcacacacacacacgcacacacgcacgcacacacgcacgcacacacgcacgcacacacgcgcgcacacacacgcgcacacacgcacacacgcacagctTATTTCTTACACAGTTAACACCCTGTGCCGCTGTACCTGGCTGCCTCAGGGGGAGAAGGAGACCCAGGGCCCAGGAGGGAAACTTGAAACCACCACAGCAGTAGGAAGGAGGCAGCATCCATTTATAGAAATACTACAAGGGGTTTGGGCCGGAGACCCTGTAGGTTAAACCCCTTTGATTGCTGAAAAGCTTAGAGGAGAGAGTgtggtgagttcaaggtcaccagaTTCCTTCCCAATCAGAAACCCACCACGAGTAACAGGCTTGGAGCGGGATGCTGGCAcacccctgtgatcccagcacccagggaggcagaggcaggcaatctctgtgagttcgcggccagcctggtctacaaagcaagtccaggatggccaaggctacacagagaaaccctgttcctcAGGACCTTGCCTCCCCATCCTGCTTGGTGCCACCAACTCAAAGTGAAGCCCAGAATGTTGCAGTGGCCCGGGGTTCCCTTCCCCCGGGAAGTCCCCAAGCCTGACTGCCCCTCTACAGCCTGCCTTTCTCTTGCCCTTCCCTCCGTCTCCATACTCTCTCCAGATCCTTACCGTCCAGAACCTGGAACCTTCACAAACAGGAGGTGCGCTAACCCACGGGGCACACATCACCCTTCTGGAACATCCCATGACCCTGACCTGTTTGGCCGCATCTCCTCCATCACCTTGGTGACCATAGCCAGCCAGGTGGGCCTTTGGTTCACGCCCTAGGCCTTTGTACCTGTCTGTTCTGTTTCTCCTGCCTGGGAGAGTGTTGGCCGTCTGCTGCGATGGCCCTGGCCCTCACAGAGACCTCCCCGAAACACTCTCagcctccctacctccctcttccctcccgtCTGTGTTTTCCCACCAGGGAAAGCTTTGCACAGCCCAGGGCTGCCTTGCTCACTGTTGATTCCCAGTGCCTGAGGACCTTGCAATCACAGATAGATGGTGCACGTGGAAGGTGCCTGATTCGTCAGATGGCTGACTGAAAAGCCCGCTCCTGCCCTTGGAAGCACCGAGTCCTTCACGGAGACCCCCAGAGCCTACCCAGCAGCACCACTGGGGACTGCCCATCACACGCATCATTAAACATTTATTCTGCCTGTGTCGTGAACACAGCTAGGGAACTATGTGTCAACAATCTGGCTGACCCTGGCGGGTCTGGGGCCAGagtctcagagaaagggagagatttGGATGTCTCCGGCTTGTTTACTGAGAACCCGCCATGAACGCAGCATCGAGACCCTCACATCTGCCGCCCACTCAATCCTCAGGAGTGGTCCCACAAATCTCGCTACTCCTGCCTCTCTCCCCACACCCAGCCATCTCTGGGGTGGAGGGCGGAGGCCACCACAGCATACAGCTCAGCCCAGGGCACGGCACCCCCTTCCTGAGGAAGCTGCAGAAGGGCCAGCGTTGGCCATGTCGGTGGAGCCTGGTCCTCAGGGCAGGGGCTGTGTCCATCGAAGCCTGCCACCTCCCTTGGGTCTCCTCTCTCACACACTTCATCCAGTGTCAGCTTGGTTTGAGGTATCAGCTCGATGGCAGACCTCCTCCATGTTGCCAAGGGCTTAAAAGATggctctgcagatctggaaactGAGGCCCGTGGAGGGAAagaggtctcttcagggctgttTGCCAGGGAGTGGTAATTAGCATCAAAAGCTCATAAGTGCTCAGACTCAAATCagagtctgtttgtttgttgcgACTGTTGTtccttttggagacaggatctcatgtagcccaggctggccctctgctcctgcctccacccctagagtgctgggattacaagccctTGGTTTCATGTATTGCTAAGATCAAACTCCAGGCTCAGCAGGCACTCTGCCACTGTGCTATATCCCCAGTCTATCCAGGCTGGACTTGTTCTGACTGTAGCCCTAGCTGACCCtgagctcactggccatcctcctgcctcaacctcctgagcactgggattttaGGTAGCAGTCATTTTACTTCAGCTCCTTCTGGGGGAGGTTGGTTGCTTTAACTTCCATCTCATTAACATGCGAGTGTACCCTGTCTGACCCTACAATGAGGTCCATGTCCTCACCGCTGCTAACAGGCTCCACACTGGCTGGCTTGGATGCCCTGCCGGCCTTGTCTCTTCTGGAGAGCTGACCCAGTGCCTCTCTGCAGTAGATGCTtttctcctctccagctctgtgcacattgggggtgggaggtgaggatAGGGGTGGGGACAGTGGGGGGATGGGCTCCAGGTCTTACTTCCGTTCCACAGCCTGGTCTTGCCCGGCCTCAGCCCCCCCCCCACCGCTCTTTTGTTGCTGGGTCTAACTCTtcatcctgtcctccctcccacctccctggcAGTGCTGGTGATGGAAGCCAAGGCCTTGTCCATGCCAGCGaacactctgccactgagcacaCCCCCAGCTCCATTCCATCGGAGAGCAGCGTCCGGCCTCACGTGGCAGGCTGGTCAGCTTCGGGGCCCGCTGGGCTCGCTGCTCCTGGTGAGAGCATCTCCCCTTGCCCGAGCGTCTTAGGAAACAGAAGATTGGCTCCTCACGTTTGTTCTAAGCTTGAACGCACACTCCGCCCCTCCCTGCGCCTCCAGCCTCCCACCAGTGAGCAGTCTTCCCGGCTGCCACGCTCAAGCCCAGGAAGAGCAGGGAGACACAGCCTCTTGGCCAATTCTGTGCCTGAAACTCCTCCATCTCCCCCGACTGGCTCCAGAGACCCTGGCGCTCTCTCCCTCGGGCACCTAAAAATGGGAGAGAGGAGTACGCTCTGGCTGCCCCCACAGCCCCAAGGGTCCATCAACCCTGCACGCTAGCACCTCCCCTTGCTGTGCCTGTACCAGGGCAGCCTGCAAAGCCAACGAGGATGAAATATCCTTTTCCTCCCTTAAGCTctaaattgattttcatgccaaGCCACTCATATTTGCTTGCCTGGCTGCAGAGGTAAACTGAAATGCGCACAAAATGCCACAAGCCTGGCTCTGTGTGCAAGCCGAGGTCCCGGAGGCCCTGCCCTGCCGGGCCTGCTGGAGTCTTCAACTGCCTGCCGCAATTTCCCTGAGTTTATTAGCTCTGTCTCCTACCCCCGGCAGCTCAGCGGCACGGCACATCTGCTGGCCTGCCTCCTCCACCCTGGGCTAGGAACAGCAGCCCTGACTGAGGGAAATGTCTGCtctctggttctttgagaattccatcAGTGTCTTAGGTAAGGCTCGGGTGTCAGCATCAGGGGCTGCTCCCAGCCTAGAGCAGAGCAGGCTCCTCAGCACCCTCTCTCCTTGGATGGCGGTTTTTTAGGTTTCCCCTAGCTCAAACTGGGAGACAGTAGGGTCAACAGTCTAGTTCTGTGGCACAGCTCTTGCTTAACATGTACCGGGTTCTGGGTTCTAGGCAGAACTacacacgctctctctctctctctctctctctctctcacatgcacacacacactaataaaataCTCAGTGTGCCCCCACCTCCTCTGGAGTCTGTAGGAGGGTCCGTTAGAGGCCCTGCTGGGAGCTCCCTAGAGAAACTCGGACCATAAAAGcgtagtgagatggctcagtgggtaaaagcattgGCCAAGTCTGTTGCTCTGGGTTCAATCAGCATCCATAGTTGtcacctgacacccacccacccacctacacacacacacacacacacacacacacacacacacactacatagacagacagacagacagacggatggatggatagatCACAGGTATGTAGACCAGTGGGGCTTAGCACGAGTGTGGGCCTCTCACTTTGCAGGTAACCTGAGGCTAGGGAACGCCCCTCCCACAGCCAAATATGCCTCAAAACCCTGTTCTTTTTCTGAGCTACAGGGAGGAGGGAGCAAAGAATTCTCACTCACGCACACACGTGTATTTCCAGTGTGCAGAGGGACAAAGCACACCAGCGAGGAAGGGAATTTTGCCATCCTGCATTGGGGGCCCAATGGAGCCGGGCAGTACCGCCTCCTACCCCCTGAGCTCACCAACCAAGTCcctcctcaccctccttcccAAAAGGGAGCCGCAGAAACAAAGCCCTGAGGACTGAGCACGGCTGAAGACAACCGTGAACTCTGATTCCCTCTCCTTCCAGGCCGACCGGAATGGTCACTTTCCCTGTCAGTTAATGAGGAAGGAGAGACACgcctactcccccccccccccccgcctggaCCAGGTACACAGGGCTCAGCTCTTAATGGAGCCTGGCCGGAGCCTCACGGAGAGGAAAGTGTTTTCCACCAGCAGAGCTGAGTGGCGCGGCCATTGCACTTCTGACCTAATAAACAGTGATTAGGGTCACGTGGGTCCTGGGCCCTGGCGGCCAGCTTCTGGGAATGGGCTCGTGGCGGCGAATCGGGCAGGGTGGACGTCCCCTCCTGCGAAGTCAACCTCCCCTTCTATGTATCAAGGGTGGGGACAACTGAAAAGAGCCAAGACCACGGCCAGAAGTCCCCAAGTCTCTTCCTAAGCTGGCAGCCTTGGGCCCATTATTCCATCTGCGCAGTCACTCTGCTGGGCTTTGTTCTGTTCGCTCATTCAGAATGGGCGTAATAAGCACAGCTCAGAGGCAGGTGGTGGTCCAGGAAttctgagttcgagggcagcctgatctacagagagagttccaggatagccagggctacagagaaaccctgtccccaaaataaacaaaaaccaaaccaaaccaaccaaccaaacaacaacaaaaagcccagaaatACACAAACCGTACTGTTTTCTCAAGTGAAGTTATTTCCTGGCTAATGTCAGGGAGGGACCCAGATTACCACAGAAAGAATGGCTTCCCTGCTCAGGAAAGGACTAAACAGAGAGCAGAAGCCAGCAAGCTCTTTAGCCCAGGTGTGCACACGGCCAGGCCCAGGCTCCCTCAACCCGGGCGTGGGAGAGCAACTGCCTAGCCCAGGTGACAGAAGACATCTCAACCCACATGGCTCTCTAGGCTTCCTCTGCTGGGCTCAGTGCTGGTCAGTGGTAATCTGAGCTTCTCAGGAGCGGCTGGTTTGGCTAAGTCATGAAAGGTGTGCCTGCCTCCTGGAGCAGCTGCCAGGCTCAGCTGTAGTCACAGTGGCCTCTAGCGGCCTCTAGTGGCAGGCTCCCAGAACAGCATGCTAAACGCCAGCTTGGCAGCTGGAAGAATTCTCTGACCTACATTCAGACTTGAAGCTGGAAAGGCCTGTCTTAGCCTGATGATCAAGGAAACTAAATTCTAGGTGTCACATGGTTCTCCGAGGTGCCACAAAGTCCTCACACTCCCAGATCCACACATCTTGCCTTGTGGCTTCAGACAGGGGGATCTTAAAGATTTGTCATTTTAACTCGAGTGTGcctgtgtgggtttgtgtgcACGCTGTGAGCGCAGAAGCccctggagaccagaagagggcgtcggatGCCCTGGCGTTGATTGgggtcacaggcagttgtgagtcactgtGTTGGAATGCTGGTCCTCTTTAAGAGAAGCGAGCACTCTTCAGCACCCAGCCCTCTCTCCCACCCAGACAGGACTCTCATTTTCTTTTGCCCCCGGAGGCAGGGATCTGTCTCactctgcaggccaggctggtcttggacTTGCCACTGCAGGTTTGGAAGGACAGACACAATCTCTCCACGAGAccaaagcagccttaccagccataCTTGCCTCTGCACTTTGCCCATCCTAGGGAACAGACGGCACAGAGTGCTTCTGGGCAGGAAGTGCCCAGCTCGAGCAGATGTGCTTGCCAATGCTTCCTCCTCCACACCCTGCAGCGTGGTGCCAGGGGCCACAGGGAGCCTCAGACTGGCTTGAGGATCGGGGGTAGAAGCCATTTGCCGTTTGTGGGAAAAGCTATTTTGACATACTCTGCAGACACAATCCAAAAATAAACGAAGCCGAGGCCTTCCAAGGGCTGAGTAGAAAAGGCTTTGCTGTCAGGCCAACCAAAGCCAGGGTCCGTGGCTCTGGGCGCAGCTACTCCTGCCAACGAGCCTCCATCTTTTCCTGATGGAGATTTCATTTGATTCACTCAGCAGTAACCTCAATACATTACACAGGTGTGGGAAGACAGCAGGGAATGAGAATACGACCAGGCCTCCCTCTGAGGTCAGTGCAGGGAGGGGGGAGCTGTGAGGGCAGACAGGCATAGAGAagcaggggttgggagggaggggtGTGCTGTGGTGGTAGGGTTCTGGCCCAGAAAATGGGAGGTTCAGGCTTCTACCCACACTGGAGAGGAACGAACacgaatgaacacacacacacacacacacacacacacacacacacacggctgaaGAGGTGTGTAATGGCTTTAAGGTCCACTGGTACTAGAAGCTGGTTTTTAAGCATTTCCAGTACCAGATCCTGCTCTGAATCACATTCTGCCATGAGCAGTAGTGTGATCATGACtgccgtgagttcaaggccattctctgACCCCAATTTCGGCTAGGAGGATCCCAAGTTCGCGGTCATTCCCAGCTATAGAGTTAAAGGctgcctgggatacatgagaacCTGTTGCAAACCACAAGAACCTCAAGGCAagggccaggcgtggtggcacacccctgtaatcccagtattctgggaggccagcctggtctaccaagtgagtccaagatagccaaggctacccagagaaaccctgacttgggGATTGGGGAGGAAGAACCTCAAGACATGTTTCCAGGCCGCTTCCTAGACGCCCTATGGTCCCAGAGCCCCTCCCTTCACTGCCCCTTGCCCTGACTGCTCCGAGTCAGGCACCGTGGAGCTCACACAGCAGGGCGCTGTCCTCCGATGTTCAGCAGCCAAAGTGCTGAACTCAGCCTGGGCTTTCTCTTCTCCccaggccaggagaggcaggggaGGGTCTAGGAGGCAGACCATGGGGTCACGGACCTGCTCACCCTGGCTGTGGCATCCGGACCAGCAGTCACCATCTCCAGGGGACTGAACGGGCAGAGGTGGCTCGCCCAGGCCGGGGTATGTGGCGCCCCGCTCTGGACTTTCGCTTGAAGGCTTATCTACTCCCAACCTCAAACCGCCTCTCCAAGTCTAGATCCTTCCCACGACGGCTGCCTCTCTCCTGTCCTTTACTGAGCCCCGGAAGTCCCACAGCCACTTTCATTGCTCTCTGAAGGTCCCTTCTCCTCCGCCTACAGTGGGACTGGGCCACCTGTGGCCTGCTGTCACAGCAAGGGTCTGGTGGCTCCTCACCCTGATGGTGTGACAGCTAATTGTGCTGCTTTATTACGCAGGCTCTCTCCTGTCCATGGGGACGGGTGCCTGTACCTCAGGCTTCCTAGCAATCGCTAGAAATCGTGAAACCCTTGGCCTCTCTCTTTTGAGGTCTTGTGCTGTACGGAAACAGGCCTGTGCAATTTTCAGGGCTTGTTGGtgggttttcctttttctttactaCTGAGTGAGTATTTTCCTGATTTCTGTTCTCAGACCCATGTAAATAAGACCCTTACACATTTAATACGGTGCATTAACCTTGGACCCTGGAAAGGTTGAGCCTTTCCTGGACCTATATATTTGCTAACTTCTGTACAATGCTAGGTgcctttttttcattgctgagagaAGAGCTTGAAGGTGAAGACTTGTGGAACAGAACGTTGGTCACTTCCCAAAATGAACACACAATGACACAGAGGCACTTGGCTGCCTTGGGCCCACAGCAACATAGAAGTGGACCTCCTCCAACTTCAGGGGATGACTGTGTCCCCGGCATAGACCCCGGTGGTAGCTAATCAGCTTGACACACAGCgaaggaaacctcaactgaggaactgctTTCATCTGGCCTGTGAGGCAGTTTCTTGATTGCTGGCTGATAAGAAGgcgcagcccactgtgggtgccaGTCTGGGGCAGCGGGCCTGGGTTCTCTAAGAGAgggagctgagcaagccagtgagcatgATTTCTCCGTGGTCTCCGCTGCAGCTCTGGCCTGAGTtcctcctgccctgccctgtctTCCCTGGATGGTGGCCTGTGGGCTGAAGAGgaaatcaaccctttcctctccaggttctCGAGGCAGCTGAAGAGCAGCTAGAGCACAGCCAGCTCACCCTCTCCCTCAGAGCACTAGCACACATCACGTGAGGCTTTCTTTGGTTCTATCTCTTTCAAGCAGGGGCTGATCTTGCTCAGGGGAGGCCAGGTGGAGGTCCCCAACCGGAGCTGGGCGTGGGGCTGCATGCCTTCATCCCAGCACCTGAGGTTCAGTCACTTTCAGAATTGATGGTCTGTGCCTATGGTAAGTTAAGGCCAGCAAGTGCCACCCAATgacaccctgtgtcaaaaaaataaagccaataCCAGACCACAGCAGGGATTTCAACCAGCAACAATGCTTTACTGTGGAAATCTCTGTTTACATAGGTACCAACACCCTTCTTCTCACCCCAACTATCCTGCAaatctaaaaagataaaaaaaaaaaaaaaaaaaaacctgaattatGTCATGTATAAAAAGCTCTTGCCTACTTTTTCCAAAGCCCTAGGAGCGTCACCTCCTGTGGGAGCTCGTGCAGGCCTGGCCTTGTGCTCACTAGACCGCTGCTCCCTCCctgggtctgtgtgtgtctgtggggggggggggggatgggcaCCGTTCTGCTTCCCTTCAGAGATTCACGGCTCCATCATTTCACATTTTCATTCCCCACTTGACACCTTCTCAGCAACTTGCTTGTTGGATGCATTTTTCCTTTGGCAAAAACCCAACATGGCTTTGCGTGGGCTGTTCAGTGTCAGCGGCAGCGTGGCTGCTCCGGCTCTGGGAGGGAAACGGGGAGAGCTGTGTGTGCATTCCTGGAAGAGCGCACTGGAGGCCGGAAGGGGCTGTGCAGTTAATGTGCCTCATTGGCGCTGCCAGCTTGTCAAGTCTGAGACCATTGGCCAGAATACAAATGTCCCCAAAGACGACCCCTCTGCTTCAGAGGAGGTGTACAAGAATCGCATGGCACTCAAGGTCACTGGAAGATGGCTGACAGGGACCTGGGTGTGCCCAGGACAGCATCACGTCTACCCAGAAGGGTACGCCTTCAGGATCTTCACGTCATCCACGGGACGGTCCTGGGAGTTCGTCTCCACCATGCCCACTCGATTCACCATTCCTATACCCTGGCATACTCGGCCAAAAATGGTATGTTTGCCATCCAGCCACTGGGTGGGGGCCAGGGTCACAAAGAACTGGCTGCCGTTGGTGTCTGGCCCTGCATTGGCCATTGCGAGAATCCCAGCCCCTgaggagataagagagaaaaGCATGAGCAACGGCCCCTGGAGCCAGCTAAGCGCCAACACTGTCGGTGGACGCAGGGGACTGCACGCCCTCTCTGTCACCAATGTCAGGACCCCAGCACCCCTTCCCAGGTGCACGGCGGCCTCGCCTCCACTACCCCAATGGCCTCCATGCCTCCGCCTCCATCTCCCCAGTCTCATGCGTTGCTCCTCACTAACCCTGGCCAGCGCCTCTCACTCCTCTCCAGAGCGAGGCCTTGCTTTgctctgagaaagctccagactgCCTTTCCTTCATGACACTTCACACGTGGGTAGACTCTAGAACACAGACCAGTGCTCAGAACTGCCAAGGACTCTCAAGAGGCGCTGTTTTCTTTCATCTGCCAGGGCGCTTGTGGCGCCACGGCTGGGCAGCTGTCTGGCAGCACGCCATGGTGTCAGGCACTCACCTTGAGTCACAGCCAAATGAGCGAGCTTTCAGTATCACCCTCTCCCTGCCCAGCCAGCTGGATTACACACTCACCAGTGAATTTCAGGTCCGGATGAAGCTCGTCTTCAAACTGTTTGCCGTAGATAGACGCGCCGCCTCGACCTGCCCAATCAGAAGACAAGCAGTGAGCCAGCCTACCTCAGCCCATGACGAACGGCCTGAGGTCAAAGGACTTTTCAGAGTACAGGGATGGAAGAGGTGGCGGCGCCTCAGCCCCCAGAAGGCACATGACAATGTTCCGGCTGTGGCTTCACTCGGGTAAGACAATACCATCTGCTCGTTAAATCAACGTTCACAGTTCACATGCAGGAAGCCAGGACGGTATCCCAAAGGGCAGTGGTACTAGCACGACACTACAGAGGCCCTCCCCTCATGACTGGCAGGGAACACATCTCTCAGGGCTTCGGCCCTCAGCCCAGCGCCAGCACAGACACCGCTGACCAACACACTCGCCCCTGCTGTGCTCAGCTCCTGTCCACAAATCCTACCGACCCACCTCTCCGGGCACCTGCTGCACAGGATCCGAGGTGGCTGTTGCCTCCCCTCGGGCAGGTGATGGTCAGGAAGAGCTACCAGCTTAGGGAGGAAGGGACGGTGCTGAGAGACAGGCACAGTGGAACAGAATCACACTTGCAGAGTGCACAGAGAAGATGGGCGGCGGTTAAAGGGAACACAGAGACTGTGGCCTGCTGGCACCACCACCAGGTCCAGTGTGGTCGGGGCGGTGCCAGGTGCTTAGGCTCCAGCAGGTTCCCTGGCACATAAAGGAACATGGACAGGAAAGCCCACACTGTAATTCCtacattcaggaggctgaggcaagaggctgGAGCTCAAGACTAACCTGAGCTACATTGTctcagagaaaaggaaggaaatgtgGTGTCCTCACAGGAGAAGCTGACGGGAGGCAGGCTCTCATCAGTGCTTACAGACTACGGGGCCTGGCTGAGCTACTGGCTTGTCCACGCTGGGCGGCCATGACCAGACATGAGCTGTAGCTCTGAGTCTACGTGCAGCAGAAACCAGGTGGGAAGTAGGGTCTGCCCTCCCCAAGCAGCCTGCTATAAAGGAGCACACTACAGCAGGTGCCGGTCCTGGCTGCCCCAGGACCAcggctactgtgtgtgtgttcgctggattttagtttgttcttttttgagactgggtctcacggtgtaactggcttctgcctcctgagtgctgggttcagGGGCATACACCACGAcactcagctttgtttttaagtCCTTTTCTTCCCCCCTCAGGTGCAAGAAAACCCTGTTCTCATACCAAGAGGAAGGGGCAGGAAGAGCCAGCGGGTCAGGGGAAGCCTCCCACCCGGGCCAGGCTCGCTCCACTTCTGGAAGCGAGGGAGCTAAATCCCACTATGTACAGGCTCAGCCTGAGAGCGGCAGCCCTCAGGGCATCCCACAGCTCTGTAGTCCCCCAGTGCTCCCCAACTGGCCTCCTCAGCCCATGATGAGGTGCTCTACCCGCACAGTGCAGCCTGC encodes the following:
- the Ppil1 gene encoding peptidyl-prolyl cis-trans isomerase-like 1 isoform X2 translates to MGIIVLELYWKHAPKTCKNFAELARRGYYNGTKFHRIIKDFMIQGGDPTGTGRGGASIYGKQFEDELHPDLKFTGAGILAMANAGPDTNGSQFFVTLAPTQWLDGKHTIFGRVCQGIGMVNRVGMVETNSQDRPVDDVKILKAYPSG
- the Ppil1 gene encoding peptidyl-prolyl cis-trans isomerase-like 1 isoform X1: MAAIPPDTWQPPNVYLETSMGIIVLELYWKHAPKTCKNFAELARRGYYNGTKFHRIIKDFMIQGGDPTGTGRGGASIYGKQFEDELHPDLKFTGAGILAMANAGPDTNGSQFFVTLAPTQWLDGKHTIFGRVCQGIGMVNRVGMVETNSQDRPVDDVKILKAYPSG